In one window of Candidatus Kinetoplastibacterium blastocrithidii (ex Strigomonas culicis) DNA:
- the pncB gene encoding nicotinate phosphoribosyltransferase, translated as MIITSLLDTDLYKFTMMQVVLHHFPSAQVVYRFKCRSTGVDLASHIEEIQEEISHLCALRFTEEELSYLEELRFIKSDFIDFLRLFYLPERCVSISNGSNHGEICITVSGPWLHTILFEIFILAIVNEVYFRKKNISLEEGRKRLRSKINLVSKDPDLVDFRIAEYGTRRRFSQLWQDEVVSTMKQFMGKNFAGTSNVMLAKRYDVSPLGTMGHEYLQACQALGPRLRDSQVFAFDIWAKEYRGDLGIVLSDVYGMEAFLRDFDIYFCKLFDGVRHDSGDPFIWGDRLLDHYSKNRVDYRDKTLVFSDSLTFPLAIKLLRHFSGRCRVAFGIGTNLTNDMGKAPLQIVMKMVRCNDQPVAKVSDSPEKIICEDPEYLSYIRKVFDLPLI; from the coding sequence ATGATAATAACTTCTTTGCTTGATACAGATTTATATAAATTTACTATGATGCAAGTTGTTTTGCATCATTTTCCTTCTGCGCAGGTTGTTTATCGTTTCAAATGCCGCAGTACTGGAGTAGATTTGGCTTCTCATATTGAAGAAATACAGGAAGAGATAAGCCATTTATGTGCTTTAAGATTCACTGAGGAGGAATTAAGTTATTTAGAGGAATTAAGATTTATAAAGAGTGATTTTATAGATTTTTTAAGATTATTTTATTTACCGGAGAGATGTGTTTCCATATCAAATGGCAGTAATCATGGGGAGATATGTATTACTGTAAGTGGTCCTTGGTTACATACTATATTATTTGAAATATTCATCTTGGCTATAGTGAACGAAGTTTACTTTCGAAAGAAAAATATTAGTTTAGAAGAGGGTAGAAAACGCTTAAGATCCAAGATAAATTTGGTATCAAAAGATCCTGATCTAGTAGATTTTAGAATTGCTGAATATGGTACTAGGCGTAGATTCTCTCAATTGTGGCAAGATGAAGTTGTTTCTACTATGAAGCAATTTATGGGTAAAAATTTTGCTGGTACTAGTAACGTTATGTTAGCAAAACGTTATGATGTTTCTCCGTTAGGAACCATGGGCCATGAATATTTACAAGCTTGTCAGGCTCTAGGTCCTAGACTTAGAGATTCACAGGTATTTGCTTTCGATATATGGGCAAAAGAATATAGAGGTGATTTAGGGATTGTTCTGTCAGATGTATATGGGATGGAAGCTTTTTTAAGAGATTTCGATATTTATTTTTGTAAATTATTTGATGGTGTTAGGCATGACTCAGGTGATCCATTTATCTGGGGAGATCGTTTGCTAGATCATTATTCAAAAAATAGGGTTGATTATAGGGATAAAACTTTAGTTTTTTCTGATTCTTTAACTTTTCCATTAGCTATAAAATTATTACGTCATTTTTCAGGAAGATGTAGGGTTGCTTTTGGAATAGGTACTAATTTAACTAATGATATGGGTAAAGCTCCTTTGCAAATAGTAATGAAAATGGTTCGCTGTAATGATCAACCAGTAGCAAAAGTCTCAGATTCTCCTGAGAAAATAATATGCGAAGACCCAGAGTACTTGTCATATATTAGAAAGGTTTTTGATCTACCATTGATTTAG
- the fdxA gene encoding ferredoxin FdxA: protein MTHVVTENCINCKYTDCVDVCPVDCFREGENFLVIDPDECIDCAVCVSECPASAILYEEDLPEDQKIFISINSELSKKFNSISRSKEAYCDADKWNGVADKLKLLKK from the coding sequence ATGACGCATGTTGTTACTGAAAACTGTATAAACTGCAAATATACAGACTGTGTAGATGTATGCCCTGTTGACTGTTTTCGAGAAGGAGAAAATTTTTTAGTAATAGATCCAGATGAATGTATTGATTGTGCTGTTTGTGTTTCTGAATGCCCAGCTAGCGCTATTTTATATGAAGAGGATTTACCAGAAGATCAAAAAATATTTATATCAATAAATAGTGAACTATCAAAAAAATTTAATAGCATATCAAGATCTAAAGAAGCATATTGCGACGCAGATAAATGGAATGGCGTGGCAGATAAACTTAAACTTTTAAAAAAATAG
- a CDS encoding ferredoxin--NADP reductase, whose protein sequence is MIVNLLNNNHSYSIQKIKKINEWVPGKLFSITITKDKNFFFKAGQFTRIGVGINNDTNNIIWRAYSMVNSPNEDYLEFYYVIVPNGKFSRILSKLKFDQTLFVRRQSFGFLTIDQFQKNTDNLWLMATGTGISSYISILKDKKTWDRFKKIILVHSVREIKELTYQEIINKIKIEQSTIGNILTYVPITTKENTECVLHERLPIIIENKRLEEMAKETLDCRCSSVMLCGNPEMLLDVRKILIEKGFTTKNSDNSKNLVMENYW, encoded by the coding sequence ATGATAGTAAATTTGTTAAATAATAATCACAGTTACTCAATCCAAAAGATAAAAAAAATAAATGAATGGGTCCCTGGAAAACTGTTTTCTATAACAATAACAAAAGATAAAAATTTTTTTTTCAAGGCAGGACAATTTACACGCATTGGAGTTGGCATTAACAACGACACTAATAATATAATATGGAGAGCCTATTCAATGGTTAACTCTCCTAATGAAGATTACTTAGAGTTTTATTATGTGATCGTGCCAAATGGAAAATTTAGCAGAATTCTATCTAAACTAAAGTTTGACCAAACATTATTTGTTAGAAGACAGTCTTTTGGTTTTCTAACAATAGATCAATTCCAAAAAAACACTGACAACTTATGGCTAATGGCAACTGGAACAGGAATATCTTCTTACATTTCAATACTAAAAGATAAAAAAACTTGGGACCGTTTTAAAAAAATTATACTTGTACATAGCGTTAGAGAGATAAAAGAATTAACCTACCAAGAGATAATAAATAAAATAAAAATAGAACAATCTACAATTGGAAATATATTAACTTATGTCCCAATAACAACAAAAGAAAATACAGAATGTGTACTACATGAACGCTTGCCAATAATTATAGAAAACAAAAGACTAGAAGAGATGGCTAAAGAAACCCTGGACTGCCGTTGTTCAAGTGTTATGCTCTGTGGAAATCCAGAAATGCTATTAGATGTACGTAAAATATTGATTGAAAAAGGATTCACGACAAAAAATTCTGACAACTCTAAAAATCTAGTTATGGAAAATTATTGGTAA
- a CDS encoding RnfABCDGE type electron transport complex subunit B: MSRKELISIIDDSLPQTQCKKCGYEDCMSYANAIVNENASISLCDPGGNNVTKEIADKLKLDETNQLDRDDFKKQLMLAYVEEDECIGCTLCIKACPVSAIIGSNKLMHSVIQDWCTGCELCLKTCPVDCIKMKSSEKIWTKEDAETARKRYKKTKERIYKNSINNHSLMSNVYDNKHEDENIGGDDLNQKNSLIAKILKKARDMRTD; this comes from the coding sequence ATGTCCCGTAAGGAATTAATAAGTATAATAGATGACTCTTTGCCACAAACTCAATGTAAAAAGTGTGGTTATGAAGACTGTATGTCCTATGCAAATGCAATAGTTAATGAAAACGCTAGTATAAGTTTGTGTGATCCAGGTGGAAATAATGTTACAAAAGAAATTGCTGATAAACTAAAACTAGACGAAACTAATCAACTGGACAGAGATGATTTTAAAAAACAACTAATGTTGGCTTATGTAGAAGAGGATGAGTGCATAGGATGTACTTTATGCATAAAAGCATGCCCTGTAAGCGCTATAATTGGATCTAATAAATTAATGCATTCTGTAATACAAGACTGGTGCACTGGATGCGAGTTGTGTCTAAAAACATGTCCAGTTGATTGTATAAAAATGAAATCATCTGAAAAAATATGGACGAAAGAGGACGCAGAAACAGCACGTAAACGTTATAAAAAAACGAAAGAAAGGATATATAAAAACTCAATTAATAATCACAGCCTAATGAGTAATGTTTATGATAATAAACATGAAGATGAAAACATTGGCGGTGATGACTTAAATCAAAAAAACTCATTAATTGCAAAAATTTTAAAAAAAGCAAGAGATATGCGAACTGACTAA
- the nth gene encoding endonuclease III: MNINNICKKIFDRLANINPTPKTELIYDSNFQLLISVMLSAQSTDKSVNSVTKILFSSYGTAEIMLNLKLLEMENLIRKIGLYHMKARNILKTCDLIVNKFGNKVPESREELESLPGVGRKTANVVLNVAFNQPTIAVDTHVFRVANRTGIAKGKNPLDVEKKLIKNIPKKYLHNAHHSLVLFGRYICTKRNPKCDQCTIKNLCEYYKKI, from the coding sequence ATGAATATCAATAACATATGCAAGAAAATTTTTGATCGTTTAGCAAATATCAATCCTACACCAAAGACAGAACTTATATACGATTCTAATTTTCAATTATTGATATCTGTAATGCTTTCAGCTCAATCTACAGATAAATCTGTTAATTCTGTAACAAAAATATTATTTTCTAGTTATGGAACAGCAGAGATAATGTTAAATCTCAAATTATTAGAAATGGAAAATCTTATAAGAAAAATAGGTCTTTACCACATGAAAGCTCGTAATATTTTAAAAACTTGCGATCTAATAGTTAATAAGTTTGGAAATAAAGTACCCGAATCTAGGGAAGAGCTAGAATCATTACCTGGTGTTGGAAGGAAAACGGCTAATGTCGTTCTGAATGTAGCATTTAATCAGCCAACTATAGCAGTTGATACGCACGTTTTTAGAGTAGCAAATAGAACTGGTATAGCAAAAGGTAAAAATCCACTTGATGTTGAAAAAAAACTTATTAAAAATATACCAAAAAAATATTTACACAATGCTCACCACTCACTAGTTCTATTTGGGAGATATATATGTACAAAACGTAATCCTAAATGCGATCAATGCACAATAAAAAATTTATGTGAATATTACAAAAAAATTTAA